A segment of the Catenuloplanes nepalensis genome:
GACGAAGTTGTGCCAGTAGCCGGTGAGGAAGTGCTTCGGCAGCGTCCCGTTGTTCGGCGGCGGCGTCGTGGGCGGGGGTGTCGTGGGCGGGGGTGTGGTCGGGGCGGGCGTCGTCGGCCGTGGTGAGCTCGTCGTCGGCGGGGGCGTGACCACTCCGCCACCGCAGGAGGCGCCGTTGAGCGTGCAGTTCGACGGGGTGCCCGAGCCCGCACCGATCATGCCGAACGTCAGCGACGCGCCACCGGCGATCGTACCGTTGTATCCCTTGTTCCTGAACGTCCATCGTGTTCCGGCGGCGCTCACGTCCGCCTCCCAGGCCGAGCTGACCGACGTCCCCGCCGGCAGGTCGAACGCCACGGTCCACGAGGTGAGCGCGGTCGTGCCACCGTTCGTCACGGTGACCCGCCCCTCCCACCCGGAACCCCAGTCCGACGTCTTCGCGAAGGTGGCGGTGTTCGCCGCGGCAGCGGCCGGACCGGCCGACCACATCACCGCCGCACCCGCCAGCACCAGCGCGGACGTGGTCACCAACACCGCGAACCGGGACCGTCTCATGAGCGCCTCCCATGATCAAGGCGGTTGGGGAGTCGACCGCCGTCACGGGAATTATTAGGACTATTAACAGTGCAGGGGAAGACTGTTATGGATTAATTAGGGTTGCGGCCTCCGCGCGGCGGCTTCAGATCAAGATCTTGAAAGCCTTCTGCCCGCTGGTGGTCGCGTTACCTCTGGTGGCGGCGTTGCATCTGGTGGTTGCGTTGCGCCTCGGGCGGGCCTCGGCTCGGGGAGAGGCTTCCTGTGGGGTTGGCATCACAGCCGTTCCAGCTCTCCTGGCCCTCCTTCGATCGGTAGGGTGCGTCGGCCCGGCCACGTTCGCGCGGTGGCATGGGTTGGGTCTCGTGTGCCTGGCTGCGCGGTACGCACAAGAATAAAGATCGACTGCGGGGCTGCAGCCAGAAGTTGATCACGTGTCGCAAATCGTTGCCGTCCGGCCATTTATACAACGATTTGCGACACGTGATCGTTTCAGACAACCGCCTATTCTTGCCTTTATAGCGACATTTCCGGCGCAGGCAAAGGCGCGAGAAAGGATTAGTGCTCGATCCGTCAGCCTGGCCCGGATTCGGGTCGCCGTTCGGCGTAAAGATGTGCGGTTGACTTGCACCGCCGAACACTTCGCGGCCAAGACCGCAGGCAGCAACGCCTACATAACCCGGAGCAGCAACCGGCAGCCAACCAGCAACCGGCAACCGGCGGCCAGCCGGCAACCGGCGTTCATGAATTGGTTCTCAATCAACGGTCGAATGAACGCCAGCGCCCTTTTTATCCCACGAAAAGGGCCCTCACGCACATTCGATGGATCATCATAGATTCGGGCGCGCTTTCCGTTCCGGAATCAAGGTGGCGGGTCGCGAGCGGACGGCGCTCCAGACCGCAAAGGGGTGTGGGGCGGTCGCAAATGCGGTCCGATTTGTCCGGGTAAGCAGAGCAAAGCCGCAGGCGTGAGAGTGGGGGGTCAGTAAGGTCGGCGGCATGGCAATCCCATGGACGCTGTGTTTTGATGCGGCCGATCCGCAGCGGCTCGCCGGGTTCTGGGCGGTGGCGCTCGGGTACGTGCCGGAGCCCGGCTATGACGATCCGGACGGTGCGTCGATCGTGGATCCGGATGGGCGCGGGCCGGCGATCTCGTTTCTGCGGGTGCCGGAGGGCAAGGCGACGAAGAACCGGGTGCATGTCGATGTGCGGCCGACCGGGGCGGTCAAGGATGAGGCGGCGATCCGGCGACTGGCGGGTGAGCTGATCGCGCGGGGGGCCGTCGAGGTGGGCGAGGAGCGCTATGACGGCGTCTTCAGCCACGTGATTCTGCGCGATCCGGAGGGCAACGAGTTCTGCGTTGCCTGATGCTGCGTTAACACGGGCGAAACCTTGACAGCGCGCGGCGAGTGAGCGCTAACATGCGGCATATACATCGATGAGCCTGATTGCCTGGTTGGTCTCCACCCGGCCGGGGCCGCGATCGGGCCGAAAGGGGAGACCCATGCCCATGTCCCGGATCGCCCGCCGGGGACTGCTGGCCACCGCCACCGCGGCGGTGCTGCTCACCGGTGGCCTCGCCACACTGACCGCGCACGCGGCGGAAACGCCGGTGCAGGTGCTCGCCACGCCGACCGTGCCGCCCGCGGCGTACCCGAATCCCGGGGTGGTCAGCGGTGACGTCGGGGTGCACGACCCGACGATCGTGAAGACGCCGGCCGGTGGCTATCTGGTCGCGCACACCGGCGACAACATCGCGCTCAAGACCTCCACCGACCGGACCGCGTTCCGCAACGCGGGGGCGGTCTTCCCGAACGGCGCGTCGTGGACCACGACGTACACCGGGGGCAGCCGCAACCTGTGGGCGCCAGACCTGTCGTACCAGAACGGGAAGTACTACCTGTACTACTCGGCCTCGACGTTCGGGTCGAACCGGTCGGCGATCTTCCTGGCCACGTCCACGACCGGCGCGTCCGGCAGTTGGACCAACAACGGGCTGGTGATCGAAAGTAACACCGGCAACGACTACAACGCGATCGACCCGAACCTGATCGTCGACGCGAGCGGCGCGTGGTGGCTGAGCTTCGGGTCGTTCTGGTCCGGTATCAAGACGGTCAGGCTCGACCCGGCGACCGGCAAGCGGGCGGACAACACGGTCCGCAGCCTGGCCGGGCGGGGCGGCGGCGCGATCGAGGCGCCGGTCGTGTTCCGGCACGGCAACTACTACTACCTGTGGGTGTCGTTCGACCTGTGCTGCCAGGGCGCGTCCAGCACGTACCGCATCATGGTCGGCCGTTCGACCAGCTCGACCGGGCCGTTCGTGGACCGCAACGGGGTCGCGATGACCAGCGGTGGCGGCACCCAGGTGCTGGCGCGGCACGGCAGCATCATCGGGCCGGGTCACCAGGCCGTGTTCGCGGACACCGACTCCGAGGTGCTGGTCTACCACTACTACACCAGCAGCGGGGCGTCCCGGCTCGGGATCAACCTGATCGGCTACGACACGGCCGGCTGGCCGTTCGTCTACTGAGGAGGTAGATCATGCGTCGTCTCCTGCTCGCGGTCGCCGCTGCGGTGCTCCTGGTCCTGACCGGCAGCACCGTGGCCACCGCCGAGGAAGCGCCCGCCACCTTCACCAACCCGATCAAGCGCAACGGGCCCGACCCGTGGATGACGTACCACAACGGGTACTACTACCTCGCCACCACGACGTGGAACTCGACGATCACGATGCGGCGGGCCACCACGCTCGCCGGTCTGAACGCCGCACCGGATCAGGTGGTCTTCAACCTGGCCGGCCGGGCCAACGGCTGCTGCAACATGTGGGCGCCGGAGTTCCACCTGGTCAACGGCCGCTGGTACCTCTACTACGTCGCCGGGCAGAACGTGTCCGACTACAACCCGACGCAGCGGCTGCACGTGCTGGAGAGTGCCGGAAGCGACCCGATGGGCCCGTACAGCTTCAAGGCCGATCTGGGCAACGACTGGCAACTCGACGCGAGCGTGCTCACCGTCAACGGCACGCTCTACCTGATGGGCACCTATCAGGCCGGCGGCAGCTACGGGCAGAGCAACTTCATCCAGCGCCTGTCGAACCCGTGGACGCTCAGCGGCTCCCGGGTCCGGCTCAGCTCGCCCACGCTGTCCTGGGAGCGGCAGACCGCGCCGGTCAACGAGGCGCCCGAACCGCTCTACCACAACGGCCGCACCATGGTCGTCTACTCGGCGTCCGCGTGCTGGGGCCCCGACTACAAGCTCGGCCTGCTCACGCTCACCGGCACCGACCCGCTCAACCCGGCGCACTGGACGAAGAGCCCGAACCCGGTGTTCCAGCGCAACGACGCGAACGGCGTCTACGCGCCCGGTCACAACGGCTTCTTCAAATCCCCCGACGGTACGGAGGACTGGATCGTCTACCACGCGAACAGCTCCGCGTCCGGCGGCTGCGACATGAACCGCTCGACCCGGGCGCAGAGGTTCACCTGGAACGCGGATGGCACGCCGAACTTCGGTGTGCCGGTCCGGCTCGGCACGAGCATGGCCGGCCCGTCAGGCGAGTGACACACCACCCACACAGGAGTCCCGGATCGCGATCTCCGCGATCCGGGACACCGGTACGTCGAGCGGGTTCTCCTCCAGCACCACGAAGTCGGCCAGCCGCCCCGGCGTGAGCGCGCCCAGCTCGTCCTCCCAGCCGCAGGCCGCCGCCGCGCCCACGGTGTAGGCGCGCAGCGCGTCCGCCACGCTCATCCGCTCCGCCGCGCCGACGACCCGGCCGCCCGAGGTGAGCCGGGACGCCATGAACTGGATCGCGCGCAGCGGCGCACCGTCCGTCACCGGCCGGTCCGAGCTGGCCGCCAGGCGCACGCCCGCATCGAGGAACCCGGCGCCGCGATACAGCCAGCCGGCCCGCTCCGGGCCCATGATCTGCGCGTAGTCGTCGCCGAGGTACCAGAGGAAGTTCGGCTGCACGACCGCGGTCACGTCCAGCTCGCGGAAGCGCGCGAGCTGATCCGGCCGGACCAGCCCGGCGTGCTCGATCCGGTGCCGGCGCCCCGGCTTGATCGCCTGCGCCGCCGCGATCGCGTCCAGCGCGAGGTCCACCGCCCGGTCCCCGATCGCGTGCACGGCCAGCTGCCAGCCGGCCCGGTGCCCGTCGACGATCGTCCGGGTGAGCACGTCGGGGTCGTCCGCCAGCTGCCCGGCATGGTCGAGCCCGGCATAGTTCTCCGTCAGCGCGGCGGTCCGGGCCATCATGCCGCCGTCGGTGAACACCTTCAGCGCGCCGACCGACAGCCATTCGTCGCCGAGCCCGGTCCGTACCCCCAGGTCCAGGGCTTTTGGAAGGTCGTCGGCCGGGTGCGCCGCCACCGCGTGCGGCACGTCCGCCGCCACCATCAGCCGGGCCCGCACCGGCAGCCGGCCGCGCTCCCGGGCCGTCTGGTAGGCGCCCAGCTCCACCGGCGAGTGCCCGACCAGGCCGCCCGCGATGCCGGCCTCGGACACCGCGGTCACGCCCTGCGCCCGGCACTCCCGGCCCGCGTGCTCGATCGCCGCGACCAGCTCGTCCACCGCGTACGGCCAGCGCAACCGCCGCACCGCCGCCATGTCCCGCTCGGTCAGCAGGCCGTCGGTGTGCCGCACGCCGTCCGGCAGCATCGCGATCACCGCGCTGTTGACCAGGCACGCGTGCCCGGAGTCGTGCGTCACGAAGACCCGGCGGCCCGCGCTGACCGTGTCCAGCTCGGCCGCGGTGAGATGCCGTCCCAGCGGCCGCTGGTCGTAGCCGCCGACATCCACCCAGCCGCCGGCCGGCACCCGTTGCGCGGCCTCCGCGATCACGCGCAGCATCGCCTCCGGGTCCCGCGACGGTGCCACGCTCGCCGACCGCGCCTTCAGACCGGTCCAGGCCAGATGCGTGTGCGCGTCCACGAAACCGGACACCACGGTCGCGCCGCGCAGATCCAGCACGGACCGCGCCGCCATCCCGGCCACATCGTCCCCGCTCGCGAACACCCGCCCGCGCCACACCCCGAGCGCCCGCACCACCGGCCGCGCCGGATCCATCGTGATGATCGTCCCGTTCTCGATCCGCAGGTCGAGCACGCGGCCCCCTTCGGCACACCGGCTGAGCTGAGAACCCAACCCTAAACCCGAAGATCAGATTCATCTTCCCGCTTCCGGCGGCTCAGTTTCCGCATGCTCCCGCGGGCAACGGTCGGCCGCGGGCGGCCTCCCTAATGGGTTCTAGAGGTCGGGTCGGTTGTGTTGCAGACTCGGTGTCTGGTAGCCGCAGCGGGTGAGCACTGTTCCTCCCGGGGCCGTTGAGTCCTGCGTGCAGATCGTGCCCCTGTCTGTGATGTGTGAGGACCGTACGGCTGATGGGGTGTCGTGCC
Coding sequences within it:
- a CDS encoding VOC family protein; this encodes MAIPWTLCFDAADPQRLAGFWAVALGYVPEPGYDDPDGASIVDPDGRGPAISFLRVPEGKATKNRVHVDVRPTGAVKDEAAIRRLAGELIARGAVEVGEERYDGVFSHVILRDPEGNEFCVA
- a CDS encoding arabinan endo-1,5-alpha-L-arabinosidase, translated to MPMSRIARRGLLATATAAVLLTGGLATLTAHAAETPVQVLATPTVPPAAYPNPGVVSGDVGVHDPTIVKTPAGGYLVAHTGDNIALKTSTDRTAFRNAGAVFPNGASWTTTYTGGSRNLWAPDLSYQNGKYYLYYSASTFGSNRSAIFLATSTTGASGSWTNNGLVIESNTGNDYNAIDPNLIVDASGAWWLSFGSFWSGIKTVRLDPATGKRADNTVRSLAGRGGGAIEAPVVFRHGNYYYLWVSFDLCCQGASSTYRIMVGRSTSSTGPFVDRNGVAMTSGGGTQVLARHGSIIGPGHQAVFADTDSEVLVYHYYTSSGASRLGINLIGYDTAGWPFVY
- a CDS encoding glycoside hydrolase family 43 protein; protein product: MRRLLLAVAAAVLLVLTGSTVATAEEAPATFTNPIKRNGPDPWMTYHNGYYYLATTTWNSTITMRRATTLAGLNAAPDQVVFNLAGRANGCCNMWAPEFHLVNGRWYLYYVAGQNVSDYNPTQRLHVLESAGSDPMGPYSFKADLGNDWQLDASVLTVNGTLYLMGTYQAGGSYGQSNFIQRLSNPWTLSGSRVRLSSPTLSWERQTAPVNEAPEPLYHNGRTMVVYSASACWGPDYKLGLLTLTGTDPLNPAHWTKSPNPVFQRNDANGVYAPGHNGFFKSPDGTEDWIVYHANSSASGGCDMNRSTRAQRFTWNADGTPNFGVPVRLGTSMAGPSGE
- a CDS encoding amidohydrolase, whose product is MLDLRIENGTIITMDPARPVVRALGVWRGRVFASGDDVAGMAARSVLDLRGATVVSGFVDAHTHLAWTGLKARSASVAPSRDPEAMLRVIAEAAQRVPAGGWVDVGGYDQRPLGRHLTAAELDTVSAGRRVFVTHDSGHACLVNSAVIAMLPDGVRHTDGLLTERDMAAVRRLRWPYAVDELVAAIEHAGRECRAQGVTAVSEAGIAGGLVGHSPVELGAYQTARERGRLPVRARLMVAADVPHAVAAHPADDLPKALDLGVRTGLGDEWLSVGALKVFTDGGMMARTAALTENYAGLDHAGQLADDPDVLTRTIVDGHRAGWQLAVHAIGDRAVDLALDAIAAAQAIKPGRRHRIEHAGLVRPDQLARFRELDVTAVVQPNFLWYLGDDYAQIMGPERAGWLYRGAGFLDAGVRLAASSDRPVTDGAPLRAIQFMASRLTSGGRVVGAAERMSVADALRAYTVGAAAACGWEDELGALTPGRLADFVVLEENPLDVPVSRIAEIAIRDSCVGGVSLA